In Betaproteobacteria bacterium, the sequence CTCCGATAACCACCTCGGTTCACCCCGCGGTTTCCTCCCTGGGGGCTTCTCCAACGCCGGCCCATTGGCTCCGTCACATCCGGAACCGCCGGCGCGTAGGGGCCGGCATCGGACAACCCTTAACCTAACCGGACGTTCGTCAATTGCAGTGCGTTAGGCTGCAATGTATTGGTTACCTGCCGCCGGGTGGAAATCTGCGCTCAACGACAACTTCCCGAACTGACGAACTTACACAACCTTGAGCCGTTGCGGACGCGTCTAACCTGGCAGTGTGGCCTAGATCAAGAGTTCGCTTTCAACCTTGGCCCGCCATGCTGGATAACTGGTCGGGACGTCGGGCTGCAACTCTTGTGCGATACGCAGGACCAGCATGTTCAGTTCCTCAGACATCTGCGTTACCGCCACGACATCGGCTGCCGACTGCACGATCTTTCGGCTTCCATCCACGGCATCAAGCGTTCGCAACTGACTTTCGTTGTGCGCCAAGGTAAAGAACCAGTTCTGCAATGATGCGACGATTCTCCCCTCGTAGTAGGACTGATGAACCAGGTCGAAATCCTGCATCGCATAGACTAATGACATGATGTCGAAACTGGACAGCGCGATGGTCGAATCGGCATCCTCCTTCATGTTCTTGAGCAGGCGAATTGCCTTCTTACAACCACCTCCCGTGCGGGCCTCTTTCGCATTGATCAACGCTCGCACCTTGAAGGGGAAGTTAGTGACTAGCGCGTATTTCTTCTTGTCGTAGATCTGCACCCCCCTGTCGTCGTCATTACTAGAGCGCTGATAGGCCTCGGTCCTATACAACACGGACGGAACCACATCAATCTCACGGAGCAGCGAGCCTTCGGACATCCTGATGCATTTCGCCCCAGAATCATCCACCCTGGCAGCAGGGAAGGCGGAACGAAGGACAGTACAGGATTCAGAACGCAAGGTGCTAATTTCGGAAACAGCATTGCTCGCGCTGGCCGTATAACTGGACGAGGCCACACCATAAATGTCATACACAAAGAAATTTAATGGCCAAACGAGCATGTCCACATCGCTCACTCGTCGCAGATGCACGTTCAACGGTAACGAGCCTTGCAATTCGACCGTTACGACTTTTCCATTTCTCAAGAGCCCTGAGTCGAGCTGTTTTGCGACCCGTTCAGCCTCCCTATAACTGATGGCGGTGTACTTCGCATCCACTTCCTGCATGGATACCAGCGCATATTGGAAGCTCTTCGACTTGGTCTTGTTCTGGTAGCCCTGGGTTACTGAGTCCAGAAGTAAGCTGTCTTCGCTGAACGAGAAACTCTTGTTGAGTACAGCGACGCCCGTACCGTTGCGGCGCGCATTAACCCTGCTGAGACGGCTGGAAAAATCAGTTGCCACGTGTCTTCCTTGTTAGTTTCATGCAGCCGCCGGTGTAGCGGCCTCCACCGTTGAAATAGGTTGCTTCGGCTGTGGATCCGTCTCGGGAAATATGCCATTCGGCATAACCGAAATGCGCTTTGAGTTCGGGCTCCCCGGGCCGGGGTTCGTTGCGGTAGCTATACATTAAGATATAGCCCACGTCTTCCTCGACCAGGATAGAGGCAGCGACGCTGCGCGAGCGGGAGTGCTTTGTCTCGGAGTAGATTCTAATTTTCTCCCACCCCTGAGAAATGGTTACCTCTGCGGTCCAGTTATATTTGACCCCGCCAGTGGCGGAATCGATAGTCTCGCCGATGCAATCCCACTTGCCGCGCAGATCAGGGATATCGAGGACGAAATGCACCAGCCAGGTTCGCCACGCCCATTTGTCGAACGCGAGGTGTCCAAGCGTGTAGAAAATCGTAGCAGTGAGAGGCAGAGTCCAATAGGCGCGCGCGTGGAGGAAGCCCCAATGCTCTGCGTAGGTGATCGCACTGGCGATTAGGAGGGCGAGACCTGAGCTCGCCAGTCCGGCGCCGACGCCGAGGAAGCGCCCCACCGTTGCACGGCTATGACCTATGACTGCATATTCGTGATTAGAAGCCAAAGTTTCCCCTGTCGAGAAGGTTTCGTCTTTTGAGCCAGCACTCGTTTAAACTTCATGAGCGTCCATTTCTGTTCGAAAGCACTCATTTGACATGATGCCAGAAAGCAGTTACTTGGTATGCATCCCTGCGGCCGTAAGTCGCCGGCTAGTCTTCCCCATAACTCTGGACACTCGAATGACGGCAAATACTGAGCGGCGACATCCTCACGGGAATACGCCTTTCTCTGATTCACTCACCTTCCTAATACGCCTGCCTGTTGCAACGCAATCACTAACAGCGAGATGGTTTGTTTGAGATGATATATCTTACTATTGATGGCGACGATGTAGGCCAGCGGATTACCAGATTTTATCTAAATAATGATGAAAAATCGCTGGCAAATCTTAATGATTTAATGGGGAAGACAACGCAGTTAATTTCCACTTACCTTAAAAGTATTGGGTTTACCGTAATATTCTGCGGTGCGGATGGTGTAGCCGGATTTGCACAATATCTAAAAGTTCCAGAGTCGAATATCTTTAAGGAGATATCTGCACTAGGAGAGGGGTGCGCTACCTTCTCGGTAGGAGTGGGATGTACCTTGCGGGAATCGTACATCGCATTGATGTCGGCCAAAAGCGCAGGTAAGGCACAACTTCACAACTACAAAGACCTAATTGGTTGATATGTTCAGAATTATAAATATTTCTGTTTTAATCAAGATATTGGTCGGCATAACGGTTGCCTTCAGTATCGCGCTCTATGCAATGATCGACTGGTTTTGGGCTGGGACATCACTAATCAAGCTTTTTACAATTGCTTCCGCCGTGAGTGCGGTTTTGATAACTGCAGTAAGCTCAAGTTTTATATCTCGTAAAATATGGTCCTTACTGAGTTTATTTGACGGTTCCTTGTTTCCAGATATAAATGGTGCGTGGGAGGGTGAGATAACCTTCGGTGAAACCAAACTGGTAACGCGCGCAATCATTAGGCAAACACTGAGCTATACACAAATTGATTTGCACACCCCGACATCAAAATCTATCACTCTAGAGTCGACCCCAGTCACAGAAGGTGGGCAGGCGAGATTATATTATGTCCATCGTGTCACTCCGAGAAACCCTGATTGGTATATCTACACAGGCTCAACTCTCTTTGATATACGACGCGTGGAAATCAAAGGAAACGTTAGACTAGAGTTATCGGGAAGTTATTATACGGACCGAAAGACCACCGGCAGAATTCGGTTGCAGCAGTTCAGCAAGGAAGTCACAACTGACGTTTCTTATTATTAACTGTTTCTGGTGACAAGGCCCGGATAATAGTCACCGGAGAAGTTGGCGACGAGAATGCCACACGACATATTGATAATGGGTATAAATTCAGAGTTTATCCGACATTAGGGCATGAAGCCGAAGATAACAGTCGCCTCCACCGGTTGAATCCGCAGCACAATACTCGCCACTCATATGGCAACGGCTGTACGGCAGCTCAGGCCGACAACTAGCACCTTGCTATCCGGCCGGAATTAGTCCAAACAGCAGTTACCCTAGCTTGTAAGTGACTTTGGTATCGCTAACGATCAGCCGGCCCCGTTTGTGAAGCTCGGTAACCAAGCTTTCTACCTCAGCATCGGTATTCGGTTTCTGATGCTGCTTGAGCAGTGCTTTGATCGTGCTAGTCAACGTCGAGACTTTTCGTGGCCGGGATGCACCCCGTTTCTTTAAGTCTGACAAAACCAAGTCGATAGATGAGGATCCGCCATTGGTGGTTGCCTGAACAGGCTTTGGTGCTGAGGTGACGTGACTGGGGCTTGGTGCTGTAATCGGTTGTTGGCCGAGATTACCTGGACATTGAAAGTTGCCCCGTTGGTTGAGGACAATCTGCATCTTTTCTTTAATGGACTTGGAGCCCAGCAGGTGGTTGAGTGCTTTGCAGCACGCCACGCAGTTTCCATCGTCGTTCGTGCCACCGTTAGCGCTGGCCACCAGATGTTCAACGGAGACTTCGGCTTTCGGCAAGGGTTTACGGCAGAAGAAGCATTGGCCCCCTTGGGCAAACAGTAGGCGGTCGAGGTGATTGGTCATGGAAGCAGTCATCGATTCTTGCCAAGAATACCCACAGCATAACACTGGGACGCAATCCGACGGATTGATGACCAAATCATTGCTAATGACCTAAGGCGGCTTTGGCGACTTCCAGACTGTTGCATTAGGCATCAGGTCGTTGTTCGGCCATTGGGGTCATTGGGAATCTGCGTCACCAACGGCCGAATTGAACAAATTACCGGTCCTTGCCTAGAACCACCTGGCACGTCAAGCGATAGGTGCCCCGCTCAAGTAGACGGCTCATAGTCTGATTGATTAGTCGGCGCTGCAAAAAGCCTGAAACGCCCACAAACAGGAGATTTTCGCTGGAAATTCACCCCATGAAATCCCCGAGAAATTAAAATAATGGTCATAGAAACCTGAGAGAAATTGAGGGAAGTTCTGATGGCCACCGACGATTTTTTCCGCGCCCGACTCGATCAGATGATTGATCTGCGGCACCCCTTGGCGGCGCTGGCCGGTCGGTTGCCGTGGGCGCAGATCGAAGCCGCTTTGGCGCCGGCCTTTGCCCGCAAGGATCGGTTGGGCCAAGTGATAGCCGGCAATGACCTATTTGGGACGACATTGGAGATTGCGGGTGCTGGCGTCAGTGCGGCAGGGCGCCCGCGCCTGCCGATCCGTCTGATGGCGGCACTGCTCTACCTCAAGCACGCCTTCAACCTGAGTGACGATGAACTTGCTGCCCGCTGGTCGGAGAACGTGGTCTGGCAATACTTCAGTGGCCGGGCGTACTACACGCCGAATTTTCCCTGCGATGCCACCCAGATTGGCCGCTTCCGCACCGCCATCGGCGAAGCCGGGGTTGAAGAATTGCTCAAGGCGACCATCGACACAGCCGTACAGACCAAGGCCGTACGTCCGGCGGAGTTCGAGCGCGTCATCGTCGATACGACCGTCCAGGAGAAAGCTATCGCCCATCCGGTTGATAGCCGCTTGCTGGAAATCGCCCGTGCCAAGGTCGTGCAAGCTGCGAAGCGTGTTGGCATCAGCTTGAAACAGACCTTCGTCCGGGAGGGCAAGGAACTCCGCCGCAAGGCCGGTGGCTATGCCCACGCCAAACAGTTCAAGCGCCTGCGGCGTACGGTCAAACGCCAGCGCACCCTCCTCGGCGTCGTGCTGCGTGAAATCAAACGCAAACTGACGATGGCGACCAGTGAATCCCCGGGTGCCATCGCTCATCTGAACACGCTGCTCGAACGCGCCGAGCGCATCCGCCGGCAACAACCGAAGGACAAGAACAAGCTTTATGCCCTGCATGCACCGGAAGTCGAATGCATCGGCAAAGGCAAGGCGCGAAAGCCCTACGAGTTCGGCGTCAAGGCCAGCATCGCCGTGACCCACAAGAGCGGGCTGATGGTTGGGGCGAGGACCTTTCCCGGCAACCCTTACGACGGTCACATTCTCTCGGCGCAACTCGAGCAGACGCGCATCCTGCTCGAAGATGTCGGGCGCGAGCCAAAGGAAGTCGTGGTTGATCTGGGCTTTCGCGGCGTGGATCGTGACAATCCTCGGGTGGAGATCATTCATCGCGGCAAGTACAAGTCGCTGACCAGGCAACAGCGCCGGTGGCTCAAGCGACGACAGGCGGTGGAGCCGGCGATTGGTCACCTCAAGTCGGATCACCGGATGGATCGTTGCTGGCTTAAGGGGCAACTGGGCGATGCGCTGCATGCCGTGCTGTGCGCTACGGGTTACAACAACCTGCGCTGGTTGCTACGGGCCATGGTCCGTCTGGGCTTGAAGGCCGCTTTTTTGCGCCCGGTTTTACTGGCACTGATTGCGCATCTCGACAGCGATCATCCCCGCTCAAATTCGATCAATCAGAATTTCCGGTCGGCCGGGGCGCTCGGATGAATTTTGCAGCGCCGACTGATTAGGCATTGAAGAGAGGTCATTTTTACCCATACCGAATAGGTTAAGTATCCCATCAGGTTGGGCTCGTAACTAACAAGGCTTTCTCTCGTTGTGGACTTACGTTTCGCAGGAATCATCGCGCGGCACAGCGCATCCTCGTTGGCGCAGTACGTTACAATCGCATTCGATGGGTGATAAGCCTTTGTATATGTGCGTTGCGCAGAGAGAACGATAATAAATGGCGACAGAAAAGAGCGTTTCATTCAGATCGGATTTGGTATCAAACAGTCTCGATCTTATACAGAAGGTGGGCTTGCATTGCGCCAGAACATCACAGTTGATCGCAGGGATTGTTTCCCAGCTTGCTGTTTATACAGAAGAAGGCGTAGCCATGACGCCATCAGTATTTATCTGTAATTCCATCACTCAACTTGTCCAACTCGCTGGCGTCGGCGAACATATCCCGCTATCGGCAGACGTACCGCTTGAGTCAGCAGGCCCCAAGGTCCTCAAAGCTGCTGCGCCGCTTTGCTCTGGTAACTGGCGGATTTATATTGAAAGATCAGCCAACGGAGAGACTTGTAAGTATGGCGTATTTTGCGGAACCAGCGACCCATCGTCTTTGACGATTGATGAAGTCATATTGGACGAATACACCGAATCCTTCCCAGTAATTCGTATTTCGCAAAGTGCGACCAATAAAGTCGAGGTGAGAACAAATAGGGGCGATGGTATTGAATTTCGCTTTAATGACGATACCGACGTAGCCGAGATCAAGATTCATGAGCATATAAAATTGCTATCGGGGGCAATTTCTAACGGTAGCGGTCCGCAAAGTGAACTATTTGCCGGCTACATTGATCGCATCTTGTCGACCGCCATTAAAGACTGTCACGGAACACTGATTGCTGTTGTTCCGTCGAAAAATACGGTTGTTCCGGAAATACTCGCGGACAGCGTGGTCCTCGACCCACCTCTGCACCTCTATGAGCGATTCAAGAGGCATATAGATGAGGGTAAAACCGCTGCATCCGTTAGCCGTCTGCAGGCAGCATCCGAGTTGGTTTGCGGGTTTATAAGCAGCGATGGAATAACAGTATTTAACGATTCTGGCTACGTTCTCGGATACCGAGCGTTTGTTCATAGCGAAACGGGCGGAAAGCCGGTAGCTGGGGGGGCTCGAAGTCGAGCGTTTCAGACCATGAAGACGCTGGTGGGAACCGACTTGGCGGCAGCATTCTTTCGATCACAAGACGGCAGAACAGAATATATCCACGCAGCGATGGAGGAACTGATATGAACGCAATCGTCGTTTGGAAGGAACCGCAAGGTACAGTGGTTCCGAAAGCTGCAGACAACGCTCAAGCGATCGCGAGCGTGGCCAAGAATCTGAGCACGCGAGACCAGAAGCAGATTGTCAGCGCCTTCCAATCCGAGTCCTTCGAGATGATGGCTGGCTTTGTACTTAACAAGGCTCTGTCCCAACTTAAGCGCGCCCTTGCTTCTATGGGGATGACCTTCGTTGGAGAAATGCTTGGTCGAGCGGACATTAACGAAGACTCAGTCCCGACGGTAAGCATTTCGGACTATGAGGCCATTACTCTTGCGCGTGAATTGGGCGTTATAAATTCGACCGACTCAAAACGTTTAACGCAACATCTCGAACTGCTCGCTCATTTCGACAGTCTGAATACTGACGATGCGGAAAGCGAGGAAATGGCGCGGGAAGAGGCGCTATCGTTCCTTAGAACATGTGTCAACGCGGTCCTCGGTCGAGAAGGGAACGTGGCCCCCGCGGAGTTTGTGACATTTAGATCACAGCTCGAAAATCGCACATTCAAAGAATCAGATGCTGAGTTAGTCACGCTTCAGGTCGCCCCATATTTTTTCAAGAAAACGACTCTTAGTATTCTGATCGCGGGCGCAAAAACCAAAGCTGGCGCTCAATTTGAACACACACTTGGCAATATTGTAGTAATCGTTCCGGCTTTGTGGAAAAGCCTGCGCGATTCGGAAAAATACGCGCTGGGGCAAGCTTACGCAGAAGCAGTTAATTCCGGTGCCAGCCCAACCGTATTGGCGCTGAAGAAGGCGCTATCAGCCGTTCAGGGGTTTGATTTTGTACCGGAATCACTGAGGTCGCAGAGCTTTTCGGCTGCTGCATCCAACGTAATTTCTGTTCATACTGCTATGAACAATTTCTACAATGAACCGGCTGCGATCCAAGCGCTATCTCGGCTGGGCACGACAATCCCATGGCCTGCATTTCCCATATGCATGTCCGCAGTTCTGGCGGTGAAGCTCGGAAATGGCTACGGAGTATCAAATCTGGCAATTCCAATCGCAAACGATCTTTTGCGTCGAATGACCAAAAACCAATGGGATTACTACCTCAATGAGTGCTTGCCTGGCGATGAGCTTGTACTGCAGAAGCTCTCTTGGTACGAGCGCCCCCAGGCGAATTGGCTCTCGATGGCGAAAGAATTCCAACTTCCCACAAAGGCTGATAAGTCACCTCAAGTCACTAAACTCTTGCTTGCCAGTCAAAAGGCGGGCGGCTCAGCAGCCATAGGAGCGGCTGCTAAGGTGCTGTTGGATTCGATGCAAAAGTAGTCGTCGCTAAACAGTGGCCGTCCGATAATCTGTAACTTCGACGTGCGGGCTACCGATGTCCAAAGGCGTGCTTTCGCCGATTGATCCAGGTTTCTTTTTATTTGGCAGGCGACGATGAGCAACATCAATATTCAACGCGCAGTAGAGAACATCCGCTCGACGACGACGGTCTTCACCCCGATCGTCGAAGTCATCGTCAATGCGATCGAGGCCATAGAGGAGGCGAAGGTATCCACGGGGCTCATCCGACTTCACGTTCGCCGTTCCTCTCAGCAGGAGTTGGATGCCCAAGAGGGCGACTCGAAGATTTTGGATGTCCTCGTTGAGGACAACGGAATCGGCTTTACCGAAGAAAACCGGGCATCGTTCGATACCCTGTACAGCGCCCGGAAGATTCTCAAGGGCGGCAAGGGGTTCGGCCGATTCACATGCCTTCGATATTTCGATGATGTGCGGATCGACAGCACGTACCTCGGTAGTGGGTTAAGGCGCCGGCAGTTCGACATGGGAAAAGAGAACGAACTGATCGTCAATGAGCGAGTCTCCGATCCCAACCAAGATGGAACCGGAACGACGGTCACCCTGGCATCCGAGCGCACCGGAAAACTCCCCCGCAAGCTATCAAGCCTCGCCCGCGGGCTCGTGGAGTTGCTCCTTCCGTATTTTTCGACGAAAGGCTACGTCTGCCCAAGAATCGAGCTCGCCGAACTGGACGGGTCTGGACTCATCGTCCTAAACGACTACGTCGACAGTCCCGGTGCGATCATCCATGAGGTGACCCTCCCCAATGCGGCGTATACGCTCAAAGGGGCAGCTGGCCCGCAGGCCTTCGAGGTCCGGGTGTTCAAGTTCCTTTCCCCCCAAAACAAGGTCAGTAAGTTGAGCCTCGTGGCCCACAAGCGTGAGGTGACGGAGACATCCCTTGCAGGGTACATCCCCGAGTTCGCCGACGAGTTCATTGAGGATCCGGGCGGCGACCAGGGCAGAAGGCGAAACTACATCCTCAAGGCATATGTGTTCGGGCCCTACCTCGACGAAAACGTCCTTCTGGAGCGCGGATCGTTTTCCTTCCACAAGGAAACCGACCTGTTGCTCGGGATATCTCAGACGCAAATCGAGACCCAGGCGGCCGATCTCACGAAGGCGGCCGTACTCGATCAGGTCGTGACACGGCAAGAGCGAAAGCGCGAGCGTCTTCAGCAGTACGTCGAGGAGCAGGCCCCATGGTACAAACCGTTGATGAAGAGCGTAGATGCCTCGGCCCTGTCATCGATGGCGTCCGAGACGGATATGGAGGCTCTTCTGCACAGGGAGCAGTTCAAACAGGAGGTTCAGGTAAGACAGGACGTTGCATCGGTGCTTGCTTCCGACGACCCGAATCAGATCCTGCAAAGAGCTCGAGAGCTCGCCAACAGGGTATCCGAGACAAGCAAGAACGAGCTCGTCCATTACGTCGCCCTTCGTCGGCAAGTCCTCGAGATCTTCAAGCGGAGCCTCGAATTGACATCTGACGGATCATATCCATCCGAAGGCGCCGTCCATGACGTGATTTTCCCGACGAAGACTGACAGCCTGGAAATCGGCTACGAGTCGCACAATCTGTGGATACTCGACGAGCGGCTAACCTTTACCACCTATCTCGCATCGGATATTCCCTTGAATGGGGGCAATACTCAGCGCCCTGATATCATCGCCTTCGATCGCCCCGTCGCGTTCAGGACGGAAAACGAAGCGAGCAACCCGGTAACCATCTTCGAGTTCAAGAGACCGGGACGCGACGATTTCGCCAACCCGTCTTCGAAGGAAGACCCCATCGAACAGGTGGTCCGATACGTCAATGCGCTCAAGGCAGGAAAATATCGCACCCCGAAGGGACGGGAAATAAATATCGGCACCACCACGCCGTTCTATGGCTATGTGGTTTGCGATTTGAGCAATAAGGTCAAGCAATGGCTGCATGACGAAAAAGACTTCAAACCGATGCCCGATGGGCTCGGCTACTTCTCATGGCGGGGGAACATAAATCTGTACATCGAAGTTCTCAGCTGGTCGAAACTCCTCAAGGATGCCGAGATTCGAAACCGCGCCTTTTTCCATAAGCTCGGTATCCAATAGACATTTTCCAGATAGTAGATTTGAGCCGCGTCTAGGAGCCGTTGAACCTAAATCTGCACTGAGGCCAGCAGTTCGCATTCGCCAAATCGAAAGGCAGCTATTCGGGACGATGTCCTATCGAGCGGCTGCTAACCGTCGCATTCCTGACCGAAATTCTTACAAGTCGAACGGCGGCAAAGGCCGATTATGCAAAGGACCCGATTATGGAAAGCGGCCGGTCGGAACGCCTGTATCGCTCGTTGGCAGCGCCAGGTAGGAATTCCGACCTTTGCATAATCAGAGCGACTTCAGGAAGTTGATGAGCGAGTCGGGTGCCCGGTAGCGCTGAATCTTGGCCGTCGGTTCGTGTAGCTTGGCCAGGGCACGCTCCTTCATGGTCAGGTCGGCCTCGACGTAATGATGGGTGGTTACCGGACTCTCGTGTCCGAGCCAGAGCGCAATCACGCTGATGTCGACGCTGGCCTGCAACAGGTGCATTGCTGTCGTATGTCGAATGGTATGTGGTGAGACGCGACGCTTCGCCAAGTCAGGAAAGGCACCGGTTGCTGACTGCACTGCCAACGCCAATCTCAATGCGACATTGGTTCGTGTCATGGCTTGGCCATTGCGGTTGGGCAACAATGCGGACGTCGCCTCGAACTGCGGATTCAAGCGCAACCATGCGCGCACTGCTTTCACGGTCGAGCGCCACAGCGGAACACTGCGCTGCTTGCGGCCCTTGCCGTGCAGATGCACGCAGGCAGCACCAGCGTCGAGTACGACATCGCCAACCTTGACTGCGGTGATCTCCGAGACGCGAGCCCCTGCGTTGTAAAGCATCAGGAACAACACATGATCGCGTTGGCTGATCCAAGTTCCGTCTGGCGTGCCGATCACTGCCAGCATCTCATTGCGGGTCAGGTAACCGAACATCGGTCGCTCGAAGCGCTTCACCGGAACCCCGAGGGCGCGCTCAATGACCTGCAATGACGACACGTCCCGGTGGGCGGCGAATTTCAGAAACGACCGCAGTGCCGCCAGACGCGCATTGCGGCTACCGATGTTGCAACGCCCGCCGCTGTCCGGGGCCGGCGCCAACCCTGCGCAGTGAGGTCAAGATGAACACCGCCACCAGCGATCCCCATTTCGCCCACCCGCGTGAGCACGCCCATGCGCCGCGCTTTCCCTTCGGCGAGCCGGCGGACACACCGGCCGAACAGTTCGCCAACTGGCTGCCCTACTCTGGCTATCTCGCCGCCGAGAAAATTTTCGTGAACCGCGACAGCATGGGCGTCATGCTCGAACTGATGCCGCAGTCGGGGGCCGACGAGCGAATGGCGGAAGTATTGATCTCGCTCTACGCCAATTGCCCGCCCGGCACCGGTATCCAGTTCCATCTCTTCGCCTCGCCGCAAGTACGCAGCCAGTTGCGCCAGTACGCCAATCTGCGGGTCGAGGATGAGGACCAGGCCGAGCAGGCCAAACAGTGGGGCCGTCCGGCGCGCAACGGAAATCTGTTCCGCAAGCTGGCCCGCCAGCGTGTCGAGCACCTGCTGCAGGGCGCACAGAAGTCGCTGACCGCCGGCTTCCATTACACGATCCGGGATTTCCGCCTGATGCTGAGCGTCGCTTTTCCGGGTGATCCCGAAGACCTCAACAAGCGCGACGAACTACTTGCCCTGCGCGACTCGATGTCGTCCAGCCTGCGCTCGGCCTCGCTGCCCAATCGCGTTTGCGATGCCGCAGACCTGATCAACTGGTGTGCACTGTTCACCAATCCCGACCGCATCTCGCAGACCGATGCGCCGGACCTCAATTACGACGACGGCCGCGAACTGCGCGACCAGATCGTCGATTTCGACACCATCCAGGACCCGCATCCGAGCGGCCTGACCTTGTGGAAGGAAGCCAGTCCCGATGTACTGGAGGCGCGTTTCTACTCGATCAAGAGTTTTCCGGAACGCTTTGCATTGTGGCAGATGGGATCGCTGATCGGCGACCTGATGCAGCCGGCCTTGCAGTACAGCGCCCCCTTCCTGCTGACGCTTGGCGTCCAGGTCCTCGACCCCAACCTCACCAAGTCGGTGGTCACCGCCAACCATGTACGGGCGACGCAGAATGCCAAATCGAAGATGGCCGACGTCATGCCGGACGTCAACAAAAAGCTGCAAGACTGGACGGCGGCGGCCGATGCCATCGATACCGGCGGCAACCTGGTCAGCCTCTACCACCAGTTGGCAATATTCACCGCCCCCAACAAATCGGTTGCCGCCCACGAAGCCGCCAATGCGATCTGGCGTGGCCGCGGCTTCCAGCTCAATGCCGACGCCTACATGCATCGGCAGGCCTTGCTCGCCAGCCTGCCGATGACGCTGACCGAGAAGTTCCATAGGGACTTGGTCAAGATGCGCCGCGTCACGCGCAAGACCATGGCCAATGCCATTCATATGGCGCCGCTGATTGCCGAGTGGCGCGGCACGCGCACCCCGGCCCTGGTTTTCGGGGGACGGCGCGGCCAGTTGATGACCCTCGATATCTTCGACAACGATCTCGGCAACTACAACTTCGCCATCATCGGTGCCCCCGGCTCGGGCAAGTCGGTATTGATGAACGAAATGGCCTGGTCCTACCGCGCCATCGGCGCCAAGGTCTGGATGCTCGATCTCGGTCGCAGCTTCGAGAAACTGTGCCGCAAGGCCAAGGGCACCTATATCGAGTTCCGGCCCGACGTGAACATCTGCCTGGATCCGTTCACCCACAACGCCCCGATCGATGAATTGCGAGCCCAGGGCCTATCCATCGACGAGGCGATCAGCGAACTGCTGCACCATCGGGGGCATACGGCATGAAGCCGAATACCGCCCAGTTATTGCGCCAGGGTTTGCTGACGCTCCTCGTAGTTAGCGCCGCCCTGAGCGCCTACGACCGTCTCGTCCTACGCCCCGCACTGCTCATCGGCGTGGTCGACGTGGCTGACGTATACCGCGCCAAGGAAGCCGAATTTACTCAGATCCTGACCAAGGCCAGTTCCGAGGATGACCGGCAAAAAGCCCTCTTCATGGCGCGAAGCTTCGCCCAGCGCCTGCCGCTCGCCCTCGAGGAACTGCCGCGCGAATGCGGCTGCCTGGTCGTCCTCAAGGCGGCCGTGGCCGGACCGACCCCGAATACCGTCGATCTGACGGCCGCACTGCGCAGAAAGGTGAGCGCGCCATGAACAACGCCCCGCATCAACCGACAGTCGCCATTCCCGTCTCGAGACACACTCATGGGCGGCGAATCTTCGGGTGCC encodes:
- a CDS encoding mCpol domain-containing protein, which codes for MIYLTIDGDDVGQRITRFYLNNDEKSLANLNDLMGKTTQLISTYLKSIGFTVIFCGADGVAGFAQYLKVPESNIFKEISALGEGCATFSVGVGCTLRESYIALMSAKSAGKAQLHNYKDLIG
- a CDS encoding endonuclease, translating into MTNHLDRLLFAQGGQCFFCRKPLPKAEVSVEHLVASANGGTNDDGNCVACCKALNHLLGSKSIKEKMQIVLNQRGNFQCPGNLGQQPITAPSPSHVTSAPKPVQATTNGGSSSIDLVLSDLKKRGASRPRKVSTLTSTIKALLKQHQKPNTDAEVESLVTELHKRGRLIVSDTKVTYKLG
- a CDS encoding sensor histidine kinase; the protein is MSNINIQRAVENIRSTTTVFTPIVEVIVNAIEAIEEAKVSTGLIRLHVRRSSQQELDAQEGDSKILDVLVEDNGIGFTEENRASFDTLYSARKILKGGKGFGRFTCLRYFDDVRIDSTYLGSGLRRRQFDMGKENELIVNERVSDPNQDGTGTTVTLASERTGKLPRKLSSLARGLVELLLPYFSTKGYVCPRIELAELDGSGLIVLNDYVDSPGAIIHEVTLPNAAYTLKGAAGPQAFEVRVFKFLSPQNKVSKLSLVAHKREVTETSLAGYIPEFADEFIEDPGGDQGRRRNYILKAYVFGPYLDENVLLERGSFSFHKETDLLLGISQTQIETQAADLTKAAVLDQVVTRQERKRERLQQYVEEQAPWYKPLMKSVDASALSSMASETDMEALLHREQFKQEVQVRQDVASVLASDDPNQILQRARELANRVSETSKNELVHYVALRRQVLEIFKRSLELTSDGSYPSEGAVHDVIFPTKTDSLEIGYESHNLWILDERLTFTTYLASDIPLNGGNTQRPDIIAFDRPVAFRTENEASNPVTIFEFKRPGRDDFANPSSKEDPIEQVVRYVNALKAGKYRTPKGREINIGTTTPFYGYVVCDLSNKVKQWLHDEKDFKPMPDGLGYFSWRGNINLYIEVLSWSKLLKDAEIRNRAFFHKLGIQ